The genomic window GTTGTTTTAGTATTATTATCTTCTACTGTTGTATTTCCCGCAAGATAAGGAATATTTTTTACTAAATTAAAAGTAACTGGTTCATTATCAAATAATGTTAAAGTTGGACTAGCAACAAGCTCAGTAACTTTATTTTGATTAAGTAATTTTATAAAAGATGTAAAGCTATCTTTTTGTTTAGGATTTATATCACTTGCAACTTGAAAAGGATAAGCTAAAAGATTAAAAAAGAAATTTGATGATTGATTTATATTGCCTGTTAATTCAGTACCATAATCTTTGATTTTATTTAAATTTGTATCAAGAATAGTGATTTTTATTTTTAATTGATTTGGAACTTTATCAATATTTGATATAACAGTTTTTATTTTATTAAATTCTTCTATAGTTGATTTAATAAGTATTAATTTAGATGATGCAATATAATTAAATTCAATATCTTTATAAATACTAAAAAGGCCTTTTACATATTCAAAATCAATATGATGTAATTGAATTGTATTTACAACTAAATCCTTTTTTTCTTCTACTTTCTTTCTAACTAAATAAAATTTATCAGTTTTAACTAATTCATAGTTTTTCATTTTGACAGTATTTGTAAAAGCTTCAAGAGTAAAAGAATTATCATTACCGATTAAGATTATGTTTTCATCTTTTAAAGCATCATCAACAATTATTTCAACATCATTAATTTGACTTACAAAAGTTGCAAATTCAGCCATATTTATTTCAAGGTTTTCTGCATTTATACTATTTTGAAAGCCCAACATTAGGAAAAGAAAAAACATTATTTTGTTTATCATTTTCATTTTTTACCCCTTTATCTAAAAAATTAAATTTATTCTCATTTACAAGAACATAGATAACTAATCTATTGTGTTTTATTTCAGTAAATTTTTTATCTATATCAATGTTTAACAAATAAGTTTTTAATATATTTGATGGAATTTCAACAGTATTTTTTTTATCTAGTTTGTAATAACAAAACTTTTCAAAGCAATTAAATTTAAATAATTTCAAATTATCTTCTAATGGATCAACTGATATTGAATTATTAACTTGACTATGTAAATTAATCGGAGTTTGTTGAGTTTGATTTTCTAAAAAAGTCGCGTTTTTTGTATTATTTTGAGTTTGATTAAGTGGAACGGAATTATTTTTATTGTCCTGTTGCGTCACACTATTTGAAAAATATAATTTATAAACAAAATAAGAAAATACACAAATAAAAAACAATACAAAAAAGAAAAATAAAATAATGTATTTAATACCAACTCTTTTTTGATTAGAAGTATTTCCACTTTTATATAAATCAAAATAAGATTTATTAATAGTAATTTCAGTAGTTGAAAATTTTTGAGTCATTCTATATTCTGTATAATTAAAATATCTTAATACATTTTTAGAAATTGCTTTACTTCTTGGTTGAGCTTTTATAAATATTTCTGGAATGTTTCTATATTGAGTATTAATCAAAGATTTATTAACAGTAATTAAAAGTATTTCATGATTTAAATGTCTATGATAAGTTAGCCACCACATTTTAACTTTATCTTGATTATCAAAGAAGTTGTTAGCTTCATCAATAATGAAATAAGCATTTAAAAGGTTGTGTTGTTTACAGTAAGCTTGTAAAATATCATCTAAATTGTCTTCATCTTCATTTTGTAAAAAAAGAGCAAATAAAGATTTAAGATGAGTATAAAAATTATCAAATATAAATCTATCAAATACAACTTTATTATCTTGAAATTTATTAAAATTGAAACCTGAGATATTAGTATAAACATACTGTATTTTTTTAAATTCATCAGCTTCATTATTTGCAATTTTTATAATTTTATCAACTGCATAAAGTGTTTTACCTCCACCTGGAGGACCTACTAATAAACAAAGCATTATGCAGACCTAAAATAAGCTATAACTTGATTAGCTACATAAGAAGCAACAGAAATTGAGATTAAAACTTGTATAGCTTGAAGTACCCCAAGATAAGAGAATAAGTCAATAAATGGAATATTCAAATTAGTTTGTATAATTCCTACAAAGTAATCTAAAACTAAATATAATAAAGCTAAGAAAACTGCAAAAAGTGCAATTTTAACTATAAGATTTAAAGCCGTCATTATCGCGAACTCCTTAATAGATTCATAAATCCATAAAGATATGAAAGAGTAAGGAAAAGGCTTCTTATAACATCAACATAAGGGTTTAATATAGAAAAATCAATCAAAATATATTCATGTTCAAACAAAGTTAAAGTTATGTTATCAGGAGCACTAGCATAAGAAGAACCAAACCCTAAAACATTAGAATATTTTGAAAAAGTAGAACTAAGAGTATTTGTAACTTTTGAATTAATTTGATTAGAATAAGAGTTTTTATCTTCATCCGTTGTGGGAGTAGTTAAACTTTTTACAAAATCTGTAATAGTACCTAAATAACTTTTTCCCTCTTCATCTTGGGTATTATTTACAAGTTTATTTAAATCCTCAGTCATAACTTTATTGTAAAGCTCTGTAGCATTTGCACTATCATTAATTTTGTTTAAAGTTGTATTAGCTTCAGTTTGCTTATTAAGTTGATTTTGTGAAAGAGTCTTAATACTATCAAGTGATGTATTTGTAGCTTTAATATTTGTATTTAAAGCTGTATTATCAGTTTGATTACTTGTTTTTAAATCTTTTAAAAGTTGATTAAGAGAATTTTCAGGGGCATTTTCTGAGTTTTGTTTTTTCATCCCTGCGTTAAGTTCGCAAAGCATTTTTTCTTGTAAAGTTAAATTTGAATCATTACAGCTATTTGCTACGGGAGTATTGTCAATTGGTGTATCTATTGGGGGAGTTGTATTATTTTCGTTTGTTGTATTTCCAGAGTTACCACCTGAAGTTCCAGAACCACCACCAGTAGAACCAGTTCCACCAGTTGAAGAACCACCGTTAGAAAAATCAACTTGTTGAACTGAACTTGTACCATCAGGATAAGTTGTTGTTAATATACCGTCTGAAGTTAAACTATAATTATTGCCCCCAACTGTAAAGTTTTGAGTGCCATTATTTGATACTGAATAAGTACCATTAGCTTTAGATTCGTCTAAAGCTTTTTGCCAAGTGTTGTTTGGATTTGTATCAACACCACCAGTATTATTACCACTAGAAGGCTCACAAGTATTATTATCATTATTCTTAGCGTAACCCTCATTACATTGTAAATCATCATTGTCATCCCAAGTTCCATTTTCAGGGTTTGGCATACATGCAGGAATACCAGCACCCATACCCGTAAGAGAATGTCCAGAATTACATCTAATTCCATCATCATCAAAAGAACCATTTTCTAAAGAATTAATACAAGTAACATTATCGCCATCATTTGAAT from Arcobacter venerupis includes these protein-coding regions:
- a CDS encoding type II secretion system protein GspD, giving the protein MKMINKIMFFLFLMLGFQNSINAENLEINMAEFATFVSQINDVEIIVDDALKDENIILIGNDNSFTLEAFTNTVKMKNYELVKTDKFYLVRKKVEEKKDLVVNTIQLHHIDFEYVKGLFSIYKDIEFNYIASSKLILIKSTIEEFNKIKTVISNIDKVPNQLKIKITILDTNLNKIKDYGTELTGNINQSSNFFFNLLAYPFQVASDINPKQKDSFTSFIKLLNQNKVTELVASPTLTLFDNEPVTFNLVKNIPYLAGNTTVEDNNTKTTNSYTYKDIGLKILITPIIFADYVDINLDLTNESILDNSNTPRTSKSFIKQKFSLSKNKLFVLTGINQTQKYNDLQTTPFLSDIPVLGWLFKTDSNDSTTSNLTILLELVSEDDYSNNDFNVVVPVDNIKQNQSLEHKKRVNALLGVK
- a CDS encoding zonular occludens toxin domain-containing protein, with product MLCLLVGPPGGGKTLYAVDKIIKIANNEADEFKKIQYVYTNISGFNFNKFQDNKVVFDRFIFDNFYTHLKSLFALFLQNEDEDNLDDILQAYCKQHNLLNAYFIIDEANNFFDNQDKVKMWWLTYHRHLNHEILLITVNKSLINTQYRNIPEIFIKAQPRSKAISKNVLRYFNYTEYRMTQKFSTTEITINKSYFDLYKSGNTSNQKRVGIKYIILFFFFVLFFICVFSYFVYKLYFSNSVTQQDNKNNSVPLNQTQNNTKNATFLENQTQQTPINLHSQVNNSISVDPLEDNLKLFKFNCFEKFCYYKLDKKNTVEIPSNILKTYLLNIDIDKKFTEIKHNRLVIYVLVNENKFNFLDKGVKNENDKQNNVFSFPNVGLSK